Proteins from a genomic interval of Nautilia sp. PV-1:
- the gmk gene encoding guanylate kinase encodes MNGKNGSILVISGPSGSGKTSLARVVCEELGDKAYFSISSTTRPIREGEQDGVDYFFLTKDEFIKDIEDGYFLEWAEVHGNFYGTSKRQIDAALQKGQIVFLDIDVQGYELVKKSYPDITTGIFVTTPNQEVLKERLLKRGTETEESLRLRMFNAIREMQKIDEYDFLLINDDFDEAKELLRSVAIASLIKRTKYNIEEFIKEWKGS; translated from the coding sequence ATGAATGGAAAAAACGGCAGTATTTTAGTTATTTCAGGGCCTAGCGGCAGCGGTAAGACAAGTTTGGCGAGAGTTGTATGCGAAGAGCTTGGTGATAAAGCTTATTTTAGTATATCAAGTACGACCAGACCGATAAGAGAAGGTGAGCAAGACGGTGTGGATTATTTTTTTTTAACAAAAGACGAATTTATTAAAGACATTGAAGACGGATATTTTCTGGAATGGGCCGAGGTGCACGGGAACTTTTACGGTACCAGTAAAAGACAGATTGACGCCGCTTTGCAAAAAGGGCAGATTGTGTTTTTGGATATAGACGTTCAGGGATATGAACTGGTTAAAAAATCTTATCCAGATATTACTACGGGGATTTTCGTAACTACGCCCAATCAGGAAGTGCTTAAGGAAAGACTTCTTAAAAGAGGGACCGAAACGGAAGAGAGCCTCAGGCTTAGAATGTTTAATGCGATAAGAGAAATGCAAAAAATAGACGAATACGATTTTCTTTTGATAAACGATGATTTTGACGAAGCGAAAGAGCTTTTAAGAAGTGTTGCAATTGCGAGTTTAATCAAAAGAACGAAATATAATATAGAAGAATTTATAAAAGAATGGAAAGGAAGTTAA
- the argS gene encoding arginine--tRNA ligase, with product MKQKVAGKFKDHLGEIPPLSKPKNKDFGHFAVPIFKYAKMNKQNPQEFAAALCDALGNCEEFEKVEAVSGFVNITLSDSFLNEFANKVLSEKENFAKGSGKERILLEYISANPTGPLHIGHARGAVFGDAIARIGRHIGYDVVTEYYVNDAGRQITLLGLSVYLAAREILGLDVKWPEEYYRGEYIKDLAVEAIKEFGEDYFKAEIDAENFNDDKLNMWAKDKMLNLIKEDIKVLNVTPFDNWVSEKELYKHWDEVRAILEKNGALYEKDGKVWLKSSEYKDEKDRVVVREDGRPTYLAGDIIYHWDKFKRNYDRYINIWGADHHGYIARVKAAIKFLGFDPERLEILLSQMVKLLKGGEPYKMSKRAGNFILVSDVVKDVGADALRFVFLTKKADTHLEFDVDELNRQDSSNPAYYINYAHARIKSIFRNKEMNLEDTANTEFKDLSKDEKDLVFLALQFPYVLEDAFTNREPHRLTNYLYELASEFHSFYNKNKVIGSEKEEVRLKILAVVASIIKLGLSLLGIEAKERM from the coding sequence ATGAAACAAAAAGTTGCCGGGAAGTTTAAAGACCATTTAGGAGAAATTCCTCCGTTATCCAAACCGAAAAACAAAGATTTCGGACATTTTGCGGTTCCTATTTTCAAATACGCAAAAATGAACAAACAAAACCCTCAGGAGTTTGCGGCTGCTTTATGCGACGCACTCGGAAACTGTGAGGAATTTGAAAAAGTTGAAGCGGTAAGCGGATTTGTAAACATTACACTTAGTGACAGCTTTTTAAACGAATTTGCAAACAAAGTATTAAGTGAAAAAGAAAATTTTGCCAAAGGAAGCGGCAAAGAGAGAATACTGCTTGAATATATTTCGGCAAACCCTACGGGCCCACTTCATATAGGACACGCAAGGGGAGCGGTATTCGGTGATGCGATCGCAAGAATCGGAAGACATATCGGATATGACGTAGTGACCGAATATTACGTAAACGACGCCGGACGCCAGATTACGCTTCTCGGACTCTCCGTATATCTTGCGGCAAGAGAGATTCTTGGACTTGACGTTAAATGGCCTGAAGAGTACTACAGAGGGGAATATATAAAAGACCTGGCCGTAGAAGCCATAAAAGAATTCGGCGAGGATTACTTCAAAGCTGAAATAGATGCGGAAAACTTTAATGACGACAAGCTCAACATGTGGGCAAAAGATAAAATGCTAAACCTTATAAAAGAGGATATTAAAGTCCTAAACGTTACGCCTTTTGATAACTGGGTGAGCGAAAAAGAACTTTATAAACACTGGGATGAGGTAAGGGCGATACTTGAAAAAAACGGAGCACTTTATGAAAAAGACGGTAAAGTATGGCTCAAATCCAGTGAATACAAAGACGAAAAAGACAGAGTCGTAGTAAGAGAAGACGGAAGACCTACATACCTTGCTGGGGATATAATTTACCACTGGGATAAATTCAAAAGAAATTACGACAGATACATAAATATCTGGGGAGCCGACCATCACGGTTATATCGCAAGGGTAAAAGCGGCTATTAAATTTTTGGGATTTGATCCTGAAAGACTTGAAATACTGCTTTCACAAATGGTAAAACTCCTAAAAGGCGGAGAGCCTTATAAAATGAGCAAAAGGGCCGGTAACTTCATACTCGTAAGCGATGTGGTAAAAGATGTGGGAGCGGATGCTCTTAGATTCGTATTTTTAACCAAAAAAGCGGATACTCACCTTGAATTTGACGTGGATGAGCTTAACCGTCAGGATTCGAGCAATCCGGCATATTACATAAACTACGCACATGCGAGAATTAAGTCGATTTTCAGAAACAAAGAGATGAACCTTGAAGATACTGCAAATACCGAATTTAAAGACTTAAGCAAAGATGAAAAAGATTTAGTATTTTTAGCGCTTCAGTTTCCGTATGTATTGGAAGATGCTTTTACAAACAGAGAGCCTCACAGACTTACAAACTATCTGTATGAACTTGCAAGCGAGTTTCACAGTTTCTATAACAAAAACAAAGTAATCGGAAGTGAAAAAGAAGAAGTGAGACTAAAAATTTTAGCGGTTGTTGCAAGTATTATTAAACTCGGACTCTCACTTTTAGGAATTGAAGCAAAAGAGAGAATGTAA
- a CDS encoding nucleotidyltransferase family protein: MENEKLLFFLKEFFKEADGIWLFGSYADGTYNENSDIDIAVLFKNKISPVDLFKMKENLELILKKDIDLIDLTAVNDVFAYEIVTKGKNIKKTKFADDYEYRIWLRYLDLQDDRKEIIKEFLNG; the protein is encoded by the coding sequence ATGGAAAATGAAAAATTACTTTTCTTTTTAAAAGAGTTTTTTAAAGAGGCCGACGGTATTTGGCTTTTCGGCTCTTATGCAGACGGTACATATAATGAAAACAGTGATATAGATATTGCCGTTTTATTCAAAAATAAAATCTCACCAGTAGATCTTTTCAAAATGAAAGAAAATCTTGAACTTATATTAAAAAAAGATATTGATTTAATTGATTTAACGGCAGTTAATGATGTTTTTGCTTATGAAATCGTTACAAAAGGAAAAAATATAAAAAAAACAAAATTTGCTGATGATTATGAATACAGAATATGGCTGAGATATTTAGATTTGCAGGATGATAGAAAAGAAATAATCAAGGAATTTTTAAATGGATGA
- a CDS encoding DUF86 domain-containing protein: MDEVIINKCESIKRCLARIEEDYDDEFEKSYTKQDAVILNIQRAIQQAIDLGSYIVKKHKLAIPKSSKEIFEILQKSGVIDKNLSENLQKMTGFRNIAIHEYTKLQLDVIKYIIEERLKDLIDFERAVINYESDD, from the coding sequence ATGGATGAGGTAATAATTAATAAATGTGAGTCAATAAAAAGATGTCTTGCAAGGATTGAAGAAGATTATGACGACGAGTTTGAGAAAAGCTATACAAAGCAGGATGCCGTAATTTTAAATATTCAAAGAGCCATTCAGCAGGCAATCGATTTAGGTTCTTATATTGTTAAAAAACATAAGCTGGCTATACCTAAAAGTTCAAAAGAGATTTTTGAGATACTTCAAAAAAGCGGTGTGATTGATAAAAATTTAAGTGAAAACCTGCAAAAAATGACCGGTTTTAGAAATATTGCAATTCATGAATATACCAAACTTCAGCTTGACGTAATTAAATATATTATTGAAGAGAGATTAAAAGATCTTATTGATTTTGAAAGGGCTGTTATAAACTATGAAAGCGATGATTAG
- a CDS encoding DUF523 domain-containing protein encodes MKAMISECMLGRPCRYDGNSKPLPDEVINRLKEKYELIPFCPEAFSLPTPRPPARFVGDKIIDINGVDKTEAFFKGANEALRICKELNIKIFIGKEKSPSCGVNKTSAYVNGCECKCDAPGLTSKILKENSIELLSEWEI; translated from the coding sequence ATGAAAGCGATGATTAGCGAGTGTATGCTGGGAAGACCCTGCAGATATGACGGCAACTCGAAACCTCTTCCCGATGAAGTTATAAACAGACTAAAAGAAAAATATGAGCTTATACCTTTTTGTCCGGAGGCGTTTTCACTTCCGACTCCGCGTCCCCCGGCAAGGTTTGTCGGAGATAAAATAATAGACATAAACGGAGTGGATAAAACGGAAGCTTTTTTTAAAGGTGCGAATGAAGCGCTTAGAATCTGTAAGGAACTAAATATTAAAATATTCATAGGAAAAGAAAAATCTCCGAGCTGCGGGGTTAACAAAACAAGCGCTTACGTAAACGGATGTGAGTGTAAGTGTGATGCACCTGGGCTTACGAGTAAAATATTAAAAGAAAATTCAATAGAGTTACTTAGTGAATGGGAGATCTGA
- the rsfS gene encoding ribosome silencing factor: MERIAKIKELLEEKKALDVIDYDLKDKDYFVDYVIVATTMADKHAQALLDHLKKTLKPMGETFLGVDSSDDWTVIDLGDMLIHLMSEEYRAKYQMDKFLDQIKNRLRND; the protein is encoded by the coding sequence ATGGAAAGAATTGCAAAAATTAAAGAATTACTTGAAGAGAAAAAAGCGCTTGACGTTATCGACTACGATTTAAAAGACAAAGACTATTTTGTAGATTATGTAATAGTTGCTACTACCATGGCAGACAAACACGCTCAGGCACTGCTTGACCATCTTAAAAAAACACTAAAACCTATGGGTGAAACATTTTTAGGCGTTGATTCCAGCGACGACTGGACGGTAATAGATTTAGGAGATATGCTAATACATCTAATGAGTGAAGAATACAGAGCAAAATATCAGATGGATAAATTCTTGGATCAGATCAAAAACAGACTGAGAAATGACTAA
- the nadD gene encoding nicotinate (nicotinamide) nucleotide adenylyltransferase: MKSAIFGGSFDPPHLGHVEIVKKAFENVDIDRLIIMPNFLNPLKNSFSAPPELRLKWLEKIFKNFKNVEISDFEISKNRPVYSIETIEHFKPDYFIIGSDNLHTLDKWHRINDILKKVELIVAKRGTVDKKLLSKYNIKKVLDIDIPISSTQIRKCKFEYLPEIIENEIKEFYGKNCKN, from the coding sequence GTGAAGAGTGCAATTTTCGGAGGAAGTTTTGACCCGCCTCATCTAGGACATGTTGAAATAGTTAAAAAAGCTTTTGAAAATGTGGATATTGACAGACTTATAATAATGCCTAATTTTCTAAATCCTCTTAAAAACTCTTTTTCCGCACCGCCTGAACTCAGACTGAAATGGCTTGAAAAAATTTTTAAAAATTTTAAAAACGTAGAAATCAGCGATTTTGAAATTTCTAAAAACCGGCCGGTTTATTCAATTGAAACTATAGAACATTTCAAACCCGACTATTTTATAATAGGCAGCGACAATCTGCATACACTTGATAAATGGCACAGAATTAATGACATTTTAAAAAAAGTAGAGCTTATTGTTGCAAAAAGAGGCACAGTTGATAAAAAACTTTTAAGTAAATATAATATCAAAAAAGTTTTGGATATCGACATACCTATAAGTTCTACCCAAATCAGAAAATGTAAGTTCGAATATCTGCCTGAAATTATAGAAAACGAAATAAAGGAGTTTTATGGAAAGAATTGCAAAAATTAA
- the gap gene encoding type I glyceraldehyde-3-phosphate dehydrogenase, whose protein sequence is MKIAINGLGRIGRNILRVAVNRNIEIVAVNDIMDINTAAYLLKFDTVRGSMDVEVIGEDIIKIGDNFITYTTFPSPKDTQFHEADVVFECSGKFLTSDEVRHHIKGNVKKVIISAPAADDTSTYVLGVNHKDYKGESIISNASCTTNCLAPVAKIIDEKYGIEKGFMTTIHSYTMDQKLLDAPNYRDIRRSRAAAENIIPTFTGAAKAVYKVLPGLKGKLDGRSVRVPVANVSLMDLVLELKSDVTADEINELLEFHAKTDLKGILEIDKEYRVSSDINSNPASSIVAYDLTQANGNLVKIFSWYDNEWGYSNRMIEMAEFILK, encoded by the coding sequence ATGAAAATAGCTATTAACGGGCTTGGAAGAATAGGAAGAAATATATTAAGAGTCGCCGTAAACAGAAATATAGAAATTGTTGCGGTTAATGATATTATGGATATTAACACGGCTGCTTATTTATTAAAATTTGATACCGTAAGAGGTTCTATGGATGTAGAGGTTATAGGAGAAGATATTATAAAAATAGGGGATAACTTTATAACTTATACTACTTTTCCGTCTCCTAAAGATACACAGTTTCATGAAGCGGATGTCGTATTTGAATGCAGCGGCAAGTTTTTAACAAGCGATGAAGTGAGGCACCATATCAAAGGCAATGTAAAAAAAGTAATTATTTCAGCGCCTGCTGCAGATGATACTTCGACTTATGTTTTAGGCGTTAATCATAAAGATTACAAAGGAGAGAGTATTATTTCAAACGCTTCGTGTACTACAAACTGTCTTGCGCCCGTAGCTAAAATAATAGATGAAAAATACGGGATTGAAAAAGGGTTTATGACTACAATTCACAGCTATACGATGGATCAGAAACTGCTTGACGCGCCAAATTACAGGGATATAAGACGCTCGCGTGCGGCGGCTGAGAATATAATTCCGACTTTTACAGGGGCTGCAAAAGCAGTATATAAAGTGCTTCCGGGGCTAAAAGGCAAACTCGACGGCAGAAGCGTAAGAGTGCCTGTTGCCAATGTCTCACTTATGGATTTAGTTTTGGAGCTTAAATCTGATGTAACTGCTGATGAAATTAACGAGCTTTTAGAGTTTCATGCCAAAACGGATTTAAAAGGAATTTTAGAAATTGACAAAGAATACAGAGTCAGCAGCGACATCAATTCAAATCCTGCAAGCAGTATAGTTGCATATGATTTAACACAGGCAAACGGAAATCTCGTAAAAATATTTTCATGGTATGACAATGAGTGGGGATATTCCAACAGAATGATTGAAATGGCCGAATTTATATTGAAGTAA
- the pgk gene encoding phosphoglycerate kinase — protein MKINSPKDLDFKPGSSVFLRCDFNVPLDEFGNITDDRRIRMALPTIKYLLDNECKIVIASHLGRPKGKFDEKYSLKPVAKRLSHLLKQDIIMANDVVGPDAKEKASKLKNAEILLLENVRFDSRETKNDEGFAKELSEFGEFYINDAFGVSHRAHASVEAITRFYDNEHKAAGFLLLKEINFFYKLLENPVRPFVAVVGGSKVSGKLQALINLLPKVDKIIIGGGMAFTFLKAQGYNVGNSLVEDDLIDEALKIMAEAKRLGVKFYLPVDIVIADKFAEDAMVKYVTSQEIPDGWMGLDIGPASVRLFGEVLWDAQTILWNGPMGVFEMDKFSRGTFKISHEIARSHGIKVVGGGDTADAVQRAGDDEEMTFISTGGGASLELLEGKKLPGIAALEIS, from the coding sequence ATGAAGATTAACTCGCCAAAAGATTTGGATTTTAAACCCGGAAGCTCTGTTTTCTTAAGATGCGATTTTAACGTTCCTCTTGATGAGTTCGGTAATATTACCGATGACAGACGTATAAGAATGGCGCTTCCTACTATTAAATACCTTCTTGATAACGAATGTAAAATAGTTATAGCGTCTCATTTAGGACGTCCAAAAGGTAAATTTGATGAAAAATATTCATTAAAGCCTGTTGCAAAAAGACTTTCACACCTGTTAAAACAAGACATCATAATGGCTAATGACGTTGTAGGCCCGGATGCTAAGGAAAAAGCTTCAAAACTTAAAAATGCAGAAATACTTTTACTGGAAAATGTCAGATTTGACAGCAGAGAAACAAAAAATGACGAAGGCTTTGCAAAGGAGCTCAGCGAATTCGGAGAATTTTATATTAATGATGCTTTTGGAGTTTCCCACAGGGCTCACGCAAGTGTAGAAGCAATTACGAGATTTTATGATAATGAGCATAAAGCCGCAGGGTTTTTGCTTCTTAAAGAAATCAATTTCTTTTATAAACTTCTTGAGAATCCGGTACGTCCTTTTGTAGCGGTAGTAGGAGGAAGCAAAGTAAGTGGAAAGCTTCAGGCTCTTATTAACCTTCTTCCTAAGGTAGATAAAATTATTATAGGCGGGGGAATGGCTTTTACATTTCTAAAAGCTCAGGGATATAATGTCGGAAATTCTCTTGTAGAAGACGACTTGATTGATGAGGCTTTAAAAATAATGGCTGAAGCGAAAAGACTTGGCGTAAAATTTTATCTTCCGGTTGATATTGTTATAGCCGACAAGTTTGCGGAAGACGCTATGGTTAAATATGTAACTTCTCAGGAAATTCCTGACGGCTGGATGGGACTTGATATAGGACCTGCAAGTGTGAGACTTTTTGGAGAGGTTTTATGGGATGCCCAGACAATTTTATGGAACGGTCCTATGGGTGTATTTGAAATGGATAAATTCAGCAGAGGTACATTTAAAATTTCACATGAAATAGCAAGAAGCCACGGTATTAAAGTTGTAGGGGGTGGAGATACGGCCGATGCTGTTCAAAGAGCCGGAGATGATGAAGAAATGACGTTTATTTCAACAGGTGGGGGAGCAAGTCTTGAACTTCTTGAAGGCAAAAAACTTCCTGGAATTGCCGCATTGGAGATATCATGA
- a CDS encoding triose-phosphate isomerase, whose translation MIVAANFKMNKTRKEVEEYLKVLDVVNFAGITVRVYPPCTALTKKDYLGVQNAYPAVNGAFTGEIGLEQIKEFDIDKILIGHSERRHILKESQKFIVEKFDFYKKHNFEITYCIGEPLEIREKGIKEVIEYLKAQFVGIDLNYEKLIIAYEPVWAIGTGVSAKIEQIKETHEEIRKLTNKPILYGGSVKPENIKEILLIPNVDGVLIGSASLDVSKFIKMIEIAKEVKK comes from the coding sequence ATGATAGTTGCAGCCAATTTTAAAATGAATAAAACGAGGAAAGAGGTTGAAGAATATTTAAAAGTTTTAGACGTTGTCAATTTCGCAGGAATTACAGTCAGAGTGTATCCTCCGTGTACCGCTTTAACTAAAAAGGATTATTTAGGAGTACAAAACGCATATCCTGCAGTAAACGGGGCTTTTACGGGCGAGATAGGACTTGAACAGATAAAAGAGTTTGACATTGATAAAATTTTAATCGGCCACAGTGAAAGAAGGCATATATTAAAAGAAAGCCAAAAATTTATAGTTGAAAAATTTGATTTTTATAAAAAACATAACTTTGAAATAACTTACTGTATAGGCGAGCCTTTGGAAATAAGGGAAAAAGGTATCAAAGAAGTTATCGAGTATCTTAAAGCGCAGTTTGTAGGAATTGATCTTAATTATGAAAAACTTATTATCGCATATGAGCCTGTTTGGGCAATAGGCACCGGTGTAAGCGCTAAAATAGAACAGATCAAAGAAACTCATGAGGAAATAAGAAAACTTACCAATAAACCGATTTTATACGGAGGAAGTGTAAAACCTGAAAATATTAAAGAAATTCTTTTAATTCCTAATGTTGACGGTGTTTTAATAGGAAGCGCAAGTCTTGATGTAAGCAAATTTATAAAAATGATTGAAATAGCCAAAGAAGTGAAAAAGTAA
- the fabI gene encoding enoyl-ACP reductase FabI, with translation MVMKGKKGLIIGVANNRSIAYGIAKACKEQGADIILTYQNEKMQKRVQKVADELGVNNIYPLDVSKPEEIETLKEAIEKDYGNIDFLVHSVAFAPREALDGKFIDTTKEAFNIAMEISVFSLIEVVQKLEPIMNDGASVLTLTYLGSTRYIPHYNVMGVAKAALEASVRYLAVDLGERKIRINALSAGPIKTLAASGIGDFSEILKYNEKNSPLMKNVTIEEVGNSGMYLLSDLASGVTGEVHFVDSGYNIMGMPRYEK, from the coding sequence ATGGTAATGAAAGGCAAAAAAGGTTTAATAATCGGAGTTGCAAACAACAGGTCTATTGCGTACGGAATTGCAAAAGCATGTAAAGAGCAGGGTGCGGATATTATTCTTACCTATCAGAATGAAAAAATGCAAAAAAGAGTTCAAAAAGTAGCCGACGAGCTCGGTGTAAACAATATTTATCCTTTAGATGTAAGCAAACCTGAAGAAATCGAAACTTTGAAAGAAGCAATTGAAAAAGATTACGGTAATATAGATTTTTTAGTTCATTCAGTTGCTTTTGCACCTAGAGAAGCTCTTGACGGAAAATTTATAGACACTACAAAAGAAGCGTTTAATATAGCGATGGAAATTAGCGTATTTTCATTAATAGAAGTAGTACAAAAACTTGAACCTATTATGAATGACGGAGCATCTGTGCTTACGCTGACTTATCTTGGAAGTACTAGATATATCCCTCATTATAACGTTATGGGTGTGGCAAAAGCCGCTTTGGAAGCAAGTGTAAGATATCTGGCGGTTGATCTGGGTGAGAGAAAAATAAGAATCAATGCACTGAGTGCAGGACCTATCAAAACATTAGCGGCAAGTGGTATAGGAGATTTCAGTGAAATACTTAAATACAACGAAAAAAATTCACCGCTTATGAAAAATGTTACTATTGAAGAAGTAGGTAATAGCGGTATGTATCTTTTAAGCGATCTTGCAAGCGGTGTAACAGGAGAAGTACACTTCGTAGACAGCGGATATAATATTATGGGAATGCCAAGATACGAAAAATAA
- a CDS encoding porin, translating to MLKKLSLAALIAMGSMSVASATPLTEAIKGVDLNGMLRVRYYHEMPKDQNSYNRWRTNAILIFSVPVSEELKLVVRNSVQTNVYTDDDTLNPNGTSSSAIDDSIANNLLFLKYSSNGVNAILGKIPVKTSITSADPATPGHGAGAVATYTVNKNLTVGAAYVDALKTGGDKLANDIYAGVAVFDAGVVKGNFWAYHITNYSKAIYTLSLSANPVEGVSVQADYGHGKNDTDHFANVKSSSYFDVVASAKQDAFCATLGYAYHNDGNSVIVTSADAPFGNVIPTANNYNIAGADYKVSSVFAKLGYNVDAKTSVFAAYQHQNDKSTDNNDLNEYTVGGSYAYTKKMSFSAYYDYADFKVNTDDNGEFRFQALYKF from the coding sequence ATGCTAAAAAAACTATCTTTAGCAGCTTTAATAGCAATGGGTTCAATGAGCGTAGCAAGTGCTACACCTCTAACAGAAGCAATCAAAGGTGTTGATTTAAATGGTATGTTAAGAGTAAGATATTACCATGAAATGCCAAAAGACCAAAACTCTTACAACAGATGGAGAACAAACGCGATTTTAATTTTCAGCGTACCTGTAAGCGAAGAATTAAAATTAGTAGTAAGAAACTCTGTTCAAACAAATGTTTATACCGATGACGATACTTTAAATCCTAACGGAACATCTTCAAGTGCAATTGATGATAGTATTGCTAACAACTTACTATTCTTAAAATATTCAAGCAACGGAGTTAATGCGATCTTAGGTAAAATTCCAGTAAAAACTTCAATTACAAGTGCTGATCCAGCAACTCCAGGGCATGGTGCAGGTGCTGTTGCAACTTACACAGTAAACAAAAACTTAACTGTTGGTGCAGCATATGTAGATGCGCTTAAAACTGGTGGTGATAAATTAGCTAACGATATTTATGCTGGTGTTGCAGTGTTTGATGCTGGTGTTGTAAAAGGTAACTTCTGGGCATACCACATTACAAATTACTCAAAAGCAATTTATACTTTAAGTTTAAGTGCTAATCCTGTTGAAGGAGTAAGTGTTCAAGCTGATTACGGACATGGTAAAAATGACACTGATCATTTTGCAAATGTAAAATCTTCTTCATACTTTGATGTGGTTGCAAGTGCTAAACAAGATGCATTCTGTGCAACACTAGGTTATGCTTACCACAATGATGGAAACAGTGTAATTGTAACATCTGCTGACGCACCATTTGGTAATGTAATTCCAACAGCAAATAATTACAATATTGCTGGTGCGGATTATAAAGTTAGTTCAGTTTTTGCTAAACTTGGATACAATGTTGATGCTAAAACAAGCGTATTCGCAGCTTATCAGCATCAAAATGATAAATCAACAGACAATAATGACTTGAATGAATATACTGTTGGTGGAAGCTATGCTTACACTAAAAAAATGTCATTCTCTGCTTATTATGACTATGCTGATTTCAAAGTTAACACTGATGATAACGGAGAATTCAGATTCCAAGCTCTATACAAATTCTAA
- a CDS encoding Crp/Fnr family transcriptional regulator, translated as MINKLKKISLFFNIEESLLKEISSFSTIKHYSKDQIIFYEGEKENYFYGIVYGQVLMYDVDLKGNIIPKNQFGCGDIFGLISQIQNRPYCLSAVSENESEIIKIDYSKFQKYISNPPFSDRIIKMLSNQLMQELEFNKLQKFDATKRVIYTLLNFPQKFVRKKKYMLAKELGMSAETLSRILSKLKNEEIICYCEKSIKVNDFEKLKSKLNES; from the coding sequence GTGATTAATAAACTTAAAAAAATTTCTCTTTTTTTCAATATAGAAGAATCTCTTTTAAAAGAAATTTCTTCTTTTTCAACCATAAAACATTACAGTAAAGACCAGATAATATTTTATGAAGGTGAAAAAGAAAACTATTTTTACGGAATTGTATACGGACAGGTGCTAATGTATGACGTAGACCTTAAAGGCAACATCATTCCTAAAAACCAGTTCGGATGCGGTGACATATTCGGGTTAATCTCGCAAATACAAAACAGGCCCTACTGTCTTAGCGCCGTCAGTGAAAATGAAAGCGAAATAATCAAAATAGATTATTCCAAATTCCAAAAATATATCTCAAATCCACCCTTTAGCGACAGAATCATTAAAATGCTCAGTAATCAGCTTATGCAGGAGCTGGAATTTAACAAACTGCAAAAGTTTGACGCAACGAAAAGAGTCATATATACACTTCTTAATTTCCCGCAAAAATTCGTCAGAAAGAAGAAATACATGCTTGCTAAAGAACTGGGAATGAGCGCTGAAACACTCAGCAGAATACTCAGTAAGTTAAAAAATGAAGAAATTATATGCTATTGTGAAAAATCGATAAAAGTAAATGATTTTGAGAAATTAAAAAGTAAACTAAATGAAAGTTAA